The following nucleotide sequence is from Tautonia rosea.
TAGCTGCTTGCAAACTCATTTTTGAACACTCCCGACCTCAGGAGGGGCGACGCGAGGGGATGATTCGACGAAAAAACGCCCTCCGCGACGTCGTTACTGACCATAAGGGATCGGATCGTCTCAAGCAATGGAGACTCGCTCGACGGTGTTGATCCTCCGTTCGAACCGGCCTCGGACTCCCGACCCGCTTACCGTTCGTCAGAGTTCCCTGCGAGGTGAGCGTTCCACGGTGCCAATGCCCTTGCATCGACTAAAAAAAAGAATGTCAGGACGCTCCTCTGAAATAATCGAGGCACCCCGAGCATCATACCTGTTGAAGTCAGGTGAGGGCCTTGAATGGAGGAACCGATTGAACCAGGGCGATTGGCGATGCCCGGCGATCCAACTCCCGATTCCCATCGCCTGGAGGCCGAAGTCGTCGCTCAGTTGTTCGACGTACACGGCCCGGAGGTCTACCGGTTGCTCCTCGGAATCCTCCGCGATCCTCATCAGGCCCAGGATGCGTTACAGGCAACCTTTCTCAAGACCCTTGAGCGCGGGCATCACGCATCGAGCGAAACATTCCGTGGATGGTTGTTCCGGGTGGCCGCTCGGGAAGCGCTGGCGCTGCGTCGCGATCACGATCGCCGTCGGCGTCATCAACAAGGCCTCGGTTGGCTGAGGAAGGCTCTCGACGTCAACCCGAATGCAACCGACGACCCGTTGGTGCGTAGCGAACAAATTGAAGCGGTTCGAGCGGCGATCGGCGAACTCGCTCCTTTGGATCGTGCCATCATCCGATCCCGGATGTTCGAGGATAAGACCTTCGCTCAGATTGCTGAGGATCATCATTTGCCCCTCGGAACGGTTCTGACCCGCATGCGAAGGGCGCTCAAACGTCTCTCCCAACAGCTCCACG
It contains:
- a CDS encoding RNA polymerase sigma factor is translated as MEEPIEPGRLAMPGDPTPDSHRLEAEVVAQLFDVHGPEVYRLLLGILRDPHQAQDALQATFLKTLERGHHASSETFRGWLFRVAAREALALRRDHDRRRRHQQGLGWLRKALDVNPNATDDPLVRSEQIEAVRAAIGELAPLDRAIIRSRMFEDKTFAQIAEDHHLPLGTVLTRMRRALKRLSQQLHDEDEP